In Blastocatellia bacterium, the DNA window CGGCCTTCGACGAGGCCCGTCGGATCGAGCGCTCGCTGCAGGAGATCGTGCAGTATTTGGAGCAGCGACCATTCCCGAGCGAGGTCATCGTCGTAGACGACGGCTCGCGCGATGCCACGGCGGCAATCGTCCGCGCGTTCGCCGACACCTGGTCGAGCGAGCACGTGTGCGTGCGTCTGCTGCGCAACGAGCGAAATTTCGGGAAAGGCTATAGCGTCCGCCGCGGTTTTCTACACGCGCGCGGCGAGATCGTCCTTTTCACCGATGCCGATCTCTCGACACCGATCGCGGAAGCCGAACGCCTTCTTCGGATAATCGAGACCGAGGGCGCAGATGTCGCGTTCGGCTCGCGCGGTCTCGATCAGCGATTCATCCTGAAGCCACAATCGCTCCTGCGACGATGGGCCGGACGAATCTTCAACCTTCTAATGCGCGCGCTCACTGGGCTCCCCTTCAAGGACACGCAGTGCGGCTTCAAGGCCTACCGGCGCGAATCCATGCTTCCGATCTTCCGAAGCCAACGAATCTTCGGATTCGGGTTCGACGTCGAGATCCTCTACCTGGCACGAAAACGCGGCCTGCGTCTTCGAGAGACACCTGTGCTCTGGGCCAACGCCGAAGGGACGAAAGTTCGCCTGGGACGCGATGCCTGGCGCACGGCGTTCGATCTCCTTCGCATTCGGATGAACGATTGGCGGGGACGATATGCCTCGCTGGAGGCTGAGAGGGGAATGACTCGGAAGGGATCTGAGACGCTCCCCCCTTCGACCCCCTCCGTTGACGGAGCGTCCTGATGTGCCATAGTATGAATCGTTCCTCATCCACGAGGAGAACGAGATGGCTGAGACCGAACGCATTCGATTGACGCAATTCAGCCACGGAGCCGGTTGAGCGTGTAAGTTGAGTCAGAAGGACCTGGTCGAGGTCCTGAGCGCATGGGCTCCGATGGAGGATCCGCGCGTGCTCATCGGCGCCAAGGACGCCGATGATGCGGGCGTTTACTTGCTCGATGAGCAAACGGCCCTCGTCTTCACAACAGACTTCTTCACGCCCGTCGTGGACGATCCGTATGCCTTCGGACAGATCGCCGTTGCCAATGCACTCAGCGATCTCTACGCTAAGGGTGTTGATCCGCTCCTGGCGCTTAATCTCGTGGGATTCCCGGCGAAGAAGCTGCCTCTTCATCTCTTGAGCGAGATCCTGCGCGGGGGTGCCGATAAGGCTCGCGAGGCTGGCGTCGTGATCCTGGGCGGACATACCGTGGATGACCTCGAACCGAAATACGGTTTGGCCGTGCTCGGATTCGCCCGTCCGGAAGAGATCATCCCGAATTCAAGCGCGCGTCCGGGCGATCGTCTGATCTTGACGAAACCGCTCGGCCTGGGAATCATCACAACGGGGATCAAGCGCGAGCGGGTCTCTCCCGAAATCGAAGCCGAAGCCGTCCGCGTCATGACGACGCTCAATCGCGCTGCCGCGCACGCCATGCGTCGAATCGGCGTGCGCGCCGCCACCGATGTCACCGGATATGGATTGCTCGGTCACTTGCGCACCATGCTCGCGGCCAGCGGCGTGAGCGCGACGATCTGGCTCTCGCGCGTTCCCGTGCTCGCAGCCGCGTGGGAACTCGTCGCCGAGCGCATCGTGCCCGGAGGCACGCTCGCCAATCACGCGTATCTCGCCCAATTTG includes these proteins:
- a CDS encoding glycosyltransferase family 2 protein produces the protein MKVRPYLSIVIPAFDEARRIERSLQEIVQYLEQRPFPSEVIVVDDGSRDATAAIVRAFADTWSSEHVCVRLLRNERNFGKGYSVRRGFLHARGEIVLFTDADLSTPIAEAERLLRIIETEGADVAFGSRGLDQRFILKPQSLLRRWAGRIFNLLMRALTGLPFKDTQCGFKAYRRESMLPIFRSQRIFGFGFDVEILYLARKRGLRLRETPVLWANAEGTKVRLGRDAWRTAFDLLRIRMNDWRGRYASLEAERGMTRKGSETLPPSTPSVDGAS
- the selD gene encoding selenide, water dikinase SelD, which encodes MAETERIRLTQFSHGAGUACKLSQKDLVEVLSAWAPMEDPRVLIGAKDADDAGVYLLDEQTALVFTTDFFTPVVDDPYAFGQIAVANALSDLYAKGVDPLLALNLVGFPAKKLPLHLLSEILRGGADKAREAGVVILGGHTVDDLEPKYGLAVLGFARPEEIIPNSSARPGDRLILTKPLGLGIITTGIKRERVSPEIEAEAVRVMTTLNRAAAHAMRRIGVRAATDVTGYGLLGHLRTMLAASGVSATIWLSRVPVLAAAWELVAERIVPGGTLANHAYLAQFVDWDPEISEEAQLVLCDAQTSGGILIAVPPEKVEALCAALEESHTLAAAIGEVTTGAAGRIRVLP